TCAGGTCTGCCTTTTCAAACTTTTCCTGAAATACTTGTCCCCACCCTGTGATGGGATATCTCGTTTTAAAATAATCTTTCCCTACATCATAGTTGTCTGCATAATCAGCAACTGTAGAGTCTCCTATCAGGTAAATAACAACAGGTCCTTTCTCAGGTGAATTACAACCTAACAGCATAAGGAATAATAAAGCTATACTTTGAATTGAGTTGATTTTTCTCATGTCAAAAAAATCGGTTTTTTTAAGTAATCGATTATCAAAATTTATTGTGTTACAGATTAATTGAATAGTTCAACTACCTCAAATCAATTACCCACTAACTCTCTTCATAATTTCACAACATCTATTCAGACATATATAACTACTTCTCCATCAGCATTTTTTCGGATTCAATTATACTCATCAGACTCACTCAAATGATTATCTTTTTGGGCTATTAATAAATGGAAAGTGAGTTTTCTCTTTTTTACAACACTTCATATTATAAGAAACAGTATTTCCTTCTCTTTATATCTTAACTAAAACCCTGCAATACGCTCAATCAGCCAAAAAGCCGCAATAGAACCAATGGCATATGGAATAATTTTGTAAGCCCATCCATTTTTTGGGATTAAGGGTAAAGTCCATCTCATAATAGCCAGTACAACAAGCACAAATAAAAGTTGCCCCAGTTCGACGCCAACATTAAACATGGCTAAAGCCAATGGAATTTCATTTTGCGGCAACCCAATACTTTCCAAAGCTCCTGCAAACCCAAAACCATGTAACAAACCAAAACTAAAGGCAACCAACCAAGGCTTTTTACTGGTAACAGTAGGTTTTCCTTCTTGCACTTTTAAAATTTCTACTGCCAAAAAAACGATACTTAACGCAATCACGGCTTCAACTGGAGGTCCTGGAAGACTGGCTATCTCCAATACAGAAAAACTAAGTGTGATACTATGGGCAATGGTAAATGCTGTAATCGTTTTTATTAGATTTTTAATTCCAACAGTGAGGATGGTTAAAGCCAATACAAAAAGTAAGTGGTCAAAACCCAACAAAATATGTTCTAGTCCCAAACCCACATAGGTTTCCGAAACCTGCCACTTACTTGGTGTTTCAGGAATACGTACTGAACTCTTTGTCGGCTGTAAGATAAATGTGTGATGTTCTCCATTTAAGAGACGAATATCAACCAAAACATCCATATTAGTAGTGCTTAGCTTATCAATTGTCAATGTTGTATTTGCAAGGCTTTTATTTCCTTTGAGCTGATAAACACACAACATAAAAGCTTCCCGCATTTTAGGTTGAGACGATTCGCTTAAGGAAAACCCTTCTTCAAATTTTGGTTGAATATTCAATACTTTTTCTGCTGTGCTTGGCACTTTCCACAACACCGTATATTCATTGGAAGAAACTTGTTGAACCTGTAAGTAAGCAGGACGAATTTCATGTGCTATTGCTGTATTAAAAGCCAAGCTAAACAGCGATACCCATAATATTTTGATGTAATACCTCATTCGTTATAGATAGCTTTTCCTGATGACCTCTGAGTTTGTGCCTGATACTGCTTCAGCAAATTATGCTATACCTTTTCTTTATATAAAAAAGGAGGCAACTTTTTTAAAGGATTTGGTTTCAATGTGTCACACACAATGTAATACACATTGTTATGTAACCATATATAAGGGGTATATTCCTATATACAAAAAAAGGTCCAAGAATCGTAGTGATAATTCTTAGACCTATTCAGGGTTTATTTATCATAGTCCTTTCCAAAATTATCTAGAAAAGTGATTTAAGCAGAGGTATAATTGAAATCGGAAGTTTTAAACTCATCGATGGTTTATAGGTTCAACTCCTTTGGAGTTGGATAAATGTAATTTACTTATACCTCAGGCTTACGCCTAAGGCTACTATTGTTCAATCCCTTCGGGATTATTTTTTCATACAGCAAACACCGTTTCCGAAGGAAACAAACCATATTAGCTCCAGATGGCAATCTGGATTTTACAGCAATCAATATATCATAACCCTGAAAGGGTTGAACAGGATAACATCATTTAGTAGATCATAATATGTGAAAGGATTAGAGTAGGAAATCTCTATTCCAATTCAATACTTGCTTAATACCTGTTTTACGTAACTATAATTAAGCGTTTAGGTAATCAATAATGGGTTCATCTTCTGTAACGATGTGATTTGTAATATGGAACACTTCTTTTATCCACGGGTGTTCTAGTCCATCTTTTCTATCTAGCATTTCCCCCAAATTTTTAACATCAGCCCATTGGCACTCTGCTTTATCCATCAATCCTACTAGATACTCTCCTTCATTCATCCAAATACGGAATGGAAAAGCAATCCTATCTGCTGGAGTTGACCCTTCCCACCATTTCCCTAAACTAAGTACACCATTCACCACCTTTTCTTTATGACCAATTGTATATTGACTATAATACACCGCATGGGCATCCCCGTCTTTATATACAAACCGAGTCAGACGTACAGTTTTATTGTCACAGCAATTGCAATCGTAAATATCTGGTTTTTCAAATTCAATTTCTATCATAATAAAATTACATATATCAACAATTTAGCGTTACCTCAATCAGCTCCTATACAAAATTCATTTGTGTATCCTCGTTCTCCAAAAGATTGTGTTACACTATAATTCAGCACATCCCCTAACTAACCATTCTACCCATCACTTACATCAAATAACCTATTTTACTTACCTCCTTACGTCACCCCCCTTTTTTATATCCATTCTTTTTTGCTTAACCTGAACTATGGATTATGCCTCCCTTTTCAGGACTGAAAATATCACTTACATACGATGGACTAAAGTCTTTCGCTTATAATATTTTGTCCTTTTTGGACTGTTGCCCAAAAAGGAGGAGGTAATGCTAATCCATAACTCAATTTGCTAAAACTCTGTCCACTAAAAATATATTCCAAACTTGACACTTCATTACGGACATAGAAGACAGCTACAGCAGATGCTGGCAACTGCCCAATCACTGGCAGCCATTGCCCGTGCCTTGGGGGTGCACCGTTCCACAGTCAAAAGGGAACTGGACAGAAACGGGGAAGCGGATGGCAGCTACTGTGCTGACAAGGCAGAAAAGAAAGCGCATCTTCGTAGGGTGATTGGTGGGGTCAAATCTTTCCATAACCGTAAACCTATGCCTATGCCGAGGGGTGGCAAGGCACCTGTCAAAAACAGGTACCGTAAAAAATACCTGAATTTACCTTTGAAATATCAGCGTTGGAAAAGCCGCAAGGGGCGTATAACCCATTGGTATTGGGACTTGAGGAAATACCGCAGAAGATTTGTATCGTTTGGTCAGCTTCAAAAAATACAGAGACGAAATGCAGACCGCCAACGGGACTGGTGGCAGCTGTACCGTGAAAATGCCAAGCGCTATTTTCTGGGATTGTTTCGGTATGAACCCAAACCCACTGGATTAGGTAAGGCTGTATTACAGAAGGGAATCAGGCTATACATTACTAGGAAGTTAAGCAGGTTCCAAAATTGCAGACAGCAACAGGTAGTAGCTGTAGCAACATGCCCAAGGCCTGTTCAGTTACAGAATGAAAAATCGGCAACCATGATGGAGGTACTTGTTACGCCCTTCTTTTTAGGAACCTCTCCCCTTTGGCGATCAAACCATACGACAAACAAAGAAGTCGATGCTGTCTCTTTGTTCTTGGCTCTATTATTTTATGTCTATAAAGGTACAGTACCTACCGGTGCTACCATTTTTGAGGGAAATATCCCCTTCCAATAATTCAGGATCAAATATTACATCCATTGGAGATAAAAAAATCGGCACGTTTTCGGATGCCGATTTTTTTTGGATGTATTGCTCGGGGTGTGTTGCAACTACTCCTGTATGGCTTGTGTGATTCCGTAGTAAAATCTGCCTTTATTTTTTGCCCTCAATTTTCAGGGTTCAGGTTTTACGCTAAAAATTTATACGTTAATACAGAAGTAAAAAACGGGTGCTTCTATTGGTCTAGCCCAAGAAACTTCATTGGTTTAGCCTCCTGAAACTTGGCTGAAGATTCGCCTTCATATATTTCGTTATTTGAAAGACTTAATTTTTTGACTGGTGCATTTTCCTTGAAATCCAGCTTACTGAAATCAACCCATACCACATTAGGGTTCAATACATTGTCAAAATAATAGACCAGATTTTTTTGGTCTGCCACAGTTC
This portion of the Limibacter armeniacum genome encodes:
- a CDS encoding HupE/UreJ family protein; amino-acid sequence: MRYYIKILWVSLFSLAFNTAIAHEIRPAYLQVQQVSSNEYTVLWKVPSTAEKVLNIQPKFEEGFSLSESSQPKMREAFMLCVYQLKGNKSLANTTLTIDKLSTTNMDVLVDIRLLNGEHHTFILQPTKSSVRIPETPSKWQVSETYVGLGLEHILLGFDHLLFVLALTILTVGIKNLIKTITAFTIAHSITLSFSVLEIASLPGPPVEAVIALSIVFLAVEILKVQEGKPTVTSKKPWLVAFSFGLLHGFGFAGALESIGLPQNEIPLALAMFNVGVELGQLLFVLVVLAIMRWTLPLIPKNGWAYKIIPYAIGSIAAFWLIERIAGF
- a CDS encoding helix-turn-helix domain-containing protein, whose protein sequence is MTLHYGHRRQLQQMLATAQSLAAIARALGVHRSTVKRELDRNGEADGSYCADKAEKKAHLRRVIGGVKSFHNRKPMPMPRGGKAPVKNRYRKKYLNLPLKYQRWKSRKGRITHWYWDLRKYRRRFVSFGQLQKIQRRNADRQRDWWQLYRENAKRYFLGLFRYEPKPTGLGKAVLQKGIRLYITRKLSRFQNCRQQQVVAVATCPRPVQLQNEKSATMMEVLVTPFFLGTSPLWRSNHTTNKEVDAVSLFLALLFYVYKGTVPTGATIFEGNIPFQ